In one Serinus canaria isolate serCan28SL12 chromosome 2, serCan2020, whole genome shotgun sequence genomic region, the following are encoded:
- the IL7 gene encoding interleukin-7, translated as MFHAFFRSTLPVLPLLLVLSPVNASTCAMGNKTTEIRVKYENILSHDINELVNMSAENCDRCGKNRKYQNIKVFFCNDTEEIESLQSMACNMLRFFNKQRISKAFRQKAAFVSCGTLQVLQCKCERPKKEKVCSRVFRLEDTETGEQSKKKCNQEVCELKENISSLRSCWNKFEKIISR; from the exons ATGTTCCATG CCTTTTTTAGATCTACCTTACCAGTTCTGCCACTGCTCCTTGTTCTGTCTCCAGTGAATGCATCTACTTGTGCAAtgggaaataaaacaacagaaatccGTGTGAAGTATGAGAATATACTAAGTCACGACATCAATGAGCTG GTAAATATGTCTGCAGAGAATTGTGACAGGTGCGGCAAGAatagaaaatatcaaaatatcaaagtttttttctgcaatgaTACTGAG GAAATAGAATCACTACAGAGCATGGCGTGCAACATGCTTAGATTCTTTAATAAGCAGAGAATCAGCAAAGCCTTTagacagaaagcagcatttgtCTCATGTGGGACATTACAAGTTCTACAGTGTAAGTGTGAAAgacctaaaaaagaaaag gTTTGCTCACGTGTATTTCGTTTAGAAGATACAGAGACAGGTGAACAGTCCAAAAAGAAATGTAACCAAGAAGTTTgtgaactgaaagaaaatatatctaGCCTTCGATCCTGCTggaataaatttgaaaaaatcaTTTCCAGGTGA